TTGGTGCCCAACATGGGGCTCAAGAAAGCGGATAAAACCTGTACTAATTGTACTTTGGTTGTACTTAGTCCGTAGTGGGATAAGGTAGTTTTTAGAGCCTTCCTGGGAAGCTGACAGAAATTAAACACTAAGAGTCGAGGATGCCTCACCTTTTCACTTGGTGATACTTGGATTTTCTACACCAGAGGTGTCAGAACAGAAAGCTGGTGTTTACTCAGTAGCCCATCATGTGCACCTGAAACACAAGGCCCAGCTGGTTTCCTTCCCTTTCTATGGCTCTCTTGCCTTACCTTACATactgtgctgctgccatgaCTTACCTACCCCTCCCTTACCTTGTGGtgccttttctccctcctttggGTGATCTTGGTGAATTTGTGTTTCCTACTCTCCAGTTCCATGGGTTAGAGCTGCTGAAGTGTTACAGTGAGAATGCAAAAGCCAAGGTGTTGAGCCTTTTGTCTCGGTACCTTTAGTCTGTGAGCAATCAGCACTGCCATTGAGATTTGGCTCTTGGTTCTGAGAGACTGAAGGATTCTGATGTacacagagctgaggagaaaagTGCTGACAGCAGGGTGTGTGGGTGCAGCTCGATGGGTGCCGTGGCAGTTCTGGCCAGCAACAGCTTTCTCAGCTGGCATTTTTGTGAGCTACACTTTTGCCGGTGGTTTTCATGTTTAGCCAGAGTCTGCgagagagaaaaaattgatTAGCACAGAGGAGTTCGTTTTGAGTGTGGTGCAAATAGGAGTTTGTTCTTGGAAAGAGAACGTCAGTAAAACCTTTCTGTCCTGACAGTTTATTTGTCAGCAGTGACGTTTTGAACTCGGATCTGCATTTTGAGCGGTTTAGAGCTAGACAAGgtgcatttccttcttttgcaaGTGCACACCGCCATCGTGTGGTGTGTTTTGTGAGCCCCCACAGTGCCCAGGTGAAGGTCACGCCCTTTCTGTCCTGGCACTGTTAGTGTGGGAGCAGTTGGTGTCGGGGCTCCGTTGTGGATCCTGAATCTTCGGGACTGAAAGAATGTGATCCTGCATAtaactgggaaggaaaatgaatcGTCTCACTGGTGTCTGGGCAGTTTATAGGCTGCAAAAAGAAAGCGAATTCCAGCATGGTCTCTTTCTTCTCTAGAACCTTTTCAGGGGACCAACTGCTGAATGTTCTTAGTTTTGTAACTGGACTCTGAGAGACTGCAGTGGGAAAAGGAAGGCTTGcgcttattttttgttttagaagcTACAGCAGGAGAACCACTGctgtgttggagtctgagacacagagtgtgtgcccttggctctggtgcctggctctgagatccaggagaacactgaatttcatataacatgaaatttatgggcatgttttcatggtgttacatgaaaacaactgttagaaaagctaaaagtcTGAGTGTgtagagagttttcttaagtcagtgggtgaaaaagttaaagtttagagtttaagctAGTATAGAAAGCTGAAGACAAAgtggaggatttagggtgttgtctcttctttcttcttcatgttcttctagAGGCTTTTTggtagtagtaagtgattggatagaaaatgctgcaatgcagcacacaggtgatgggtcattgggtcattaagaaaaataatatacgtgtctacTGTTAATTGGATAggaataagtataaagataaaaaggcTGCACAGTTCAGGGCCAGTTTGTGCCATCAGAGCCAAAATGTGCCAGGTTGCAGtgaattaaacttgtgcagaaagtctggagagacctgccaagttttgtgataacatcctaataaacaggagaaacaagatcctaacgaGCTTTGGAGTTTGTGTCCTGACCTGGAGGACTGAGATAAACAAAACTCCCTGTGAAGGAGTATCCTGAAAGAGCCCAGCTCAGAAGAGACCGGGAAATCCACATGTGAGAAGCACAGCAGAatcaaagagagaaagaaacatatTAATAAAGTTCCATGCTGGACATGTTTAGTTTTGAAGCTGGGTTTTGGAGAGTGAAAGAATGTGATGATACATGCATCTGAGCAGGAAAATTCATGACTCTAGGGTGTGGTTGTTTTTCACAGGATGTAAATTAAATGTTGAGACAGCAACAGCTTGCTGAaccagtgctgctctgcatctTCCTTTTGCATCATGTAAGCCACACCAAACACACCGGTGCAATATCGTACTTTTCTTCTCAGTGCTTTCTACCATAATATTTGCTGAGTCTCAGAATCTAAAGCTAAACAGAATTGTTTCAGCATAAGTCTGGAATGGGAACATGTGCCAGCACAGATAGTGTTCGCTGACCTTCCCCTTACGACTGGTAACAGGAATTTGGAAGGCAATCATGTGGCAGACACTCTCCTCTTGCAGCCTTTCAACTTGGCACACAACCATGGTGTTCTGCAGGTTAATTTGCAGCCTTATGCAGCATCACGCACTTGCAGTCTCCTGGAGTCTGAAATGCCAATTTGCTGTGGTGCAGGACAATGTATCAGCACAGAAGCAGTCCAGCACACTGCACTTCTGGAGGTGAAAATCAAATTTCCAGCATGGACTCCTGGATGGGAATTACAGTTAATTCCCATAGGAAGGAAAGCACATAAGCCCAGTACTTTATGTGCAGGTCAGAAGTGGCCCAGGGGAGGAAAAGCCCAGGGAGACTCAtctgtcccagcagcttttGTCTGGGAGAAATCCTTGGAGGTACAGGAGGATTCAGAATTTCTACCATGGACTCCTAGATGAGAATGACAGTGCATTTCCATAGTAAGGAAAGCTTACAGCCCCAGTGTTTCAGGTGTACTTTAAAGGTGGCCAAAGGGAGGCCAATGCCAGCCAGACTTGTCTGTCCTGGGAAGTTTCATCTGGGAGTAATTCTTGAATATATACTGAATTTTGGAGGTGCAATCCAAATTTTGGCAGTGGgctcctggaagaaaaaaaaaataaaaaaataatactcttCTCCATGGGAAGGAAAGCTCACAGCCCCAGATTTTCAAGTGCAGATGACAGGCAGCTCACAGGAAGTGGGACCCATATGTCCTGGCAACTTTTGTCTGGGAGCAATTTTTGGTACTCTGAAGTAGTACTAGTAGATTACAGCATAACACAAAACAGTGCAGGATATCAAGGTACCTATATTAAAGCTAGCAAAAGAAATAGTATTGATCAGGAGTCAAATGTAACTGACCACTGAAATGATGATAATGTACACAGATTCCTTTCACTTAACCTTCAGGGAAGTAACTGTGAAGCGGGCAGCCCTGCTCATGGGAGAAACTCTACACATTTCCAAGAAAAGTatgaaaattttctgctttgtcaaAGTTTGACGTAGCTTTTATAAAGTGAGGTGTTTGTCAGTCAGAAATCCAGCTTTATCTTCCAGATGTCAGACCAGTCTTAACCCCATGGTACAAGACTTGGTACATGGTACAAGCTTGTCCTGTTTATCTGACCAGTAAACAAGCAACAGAGAAGCTCTTACGTGCGGCAAGATGCGCTGATACGGGAGTGGAATCCCACCTTCAGCCCTGGATGCCTGGATGTAAAGGACTACTGCCCTTTTCCACAGGAAGGAAAGCCTGGCAGTGTCTGTGGGGCAGCTGAGAGGCAGCCCCACAAGGCCACTCAGAGCTGACAATCCTGGCAGTTTTCACCTGGGAACAATCCAAGGAAGTTCTGAGTTCTAGAAGGCCAGAATCCCAATTTTGGCTACAGGTACCTGGCTGTGAAGGATGGCACTTTTCCACAGGAAGGACAGCCCAGTGCCTTGGGAACAGCTGAATGGTGGCCTCTGGGAGGCCAGCCAGGTCTGTCCTGGCAGCTTTCATTTGGGAGCAATCCCTGGATGTTGGCAGTTTTAGGAGGCGGAATCCCAGTTTGGCCCCAGCTGCCTGGCCAGGCAGGACAGCTGTGTTCCACAGGAAGGAAAACCTCTGCCCCAGTGTCTCTAGGGGCAGCTGGGAGGCCATCCCTGGGAAGTCACGACCAGCGAGACCCATCAGTCTGGCAGCTTTTGTCTGGGAATAATCCTCGGATGTGCACAGTTTTGACAGGCAGAATCTCAATTTCAGCCATGGAAGCTAGCTACAAAGGACAACTCTTTTCCACAGGAAGGAAAGTCTGGGGCCCCACAGGTGAGAGGCATTCCCATGGCCCTGCCTGTAATCACTGCGAGGCTGACCCTCATCATTCTTGGCCCTACCTATCAGTCAGTCTGAGCGGATCACTCCACATCTTAATCACTCTTAGTACCCCCTGTCAATCCATCTCCTGGGCTGATCCCACCTGTCAATCAATCACTTTTAGTCCTGCCTGTCAATCACTGATAGGCTTATAGCCCTTCACAACCCACACAGCCGTCAGGGATCCCGTAGCCCCAGACAGCCCTCACAGCCACCATACCACTCACAGCCTTCCCAATCCTCACAGACTTCACAGATCTCCTTGTCCCCATGGCCCTCTCAGTTTTGCCAGACCTCTCAGCCCCCACAAGCTCCGTAGAACGCCCGGGCTGCCTCACTCCTCCTCAGCCGGCGCAGCCCTCACGCTCCCCGCGCACGCGCTTCGCGCCTCACGCTCCGCAGCGCATGCGCGCCTGTCTGTGGGGCCCGCGGCCGCCCGTTCTGCCGTGCCCCGGATGTGGCCCCTGCTCGGGAAAATGGCAGCGCCGGGGTGGGCGGAGGGAGCGTTCTAGCGCCCGGTGCCGTCCCCGCCATGGCGGACCTGGGCCGGCAGCTGCACGAGTACCTCGCGCAATCCAAGGCTGCTACCGCCGCCACCGGCCCCAGCGCGGTCCCCGCACCGCCGACCGGCGGCGGCTCGCAGGAGGAAGCGGGGGACGGCGGCGGGCTGCGGGCCTGGCTGGGGGCGCTGAACCCGTTCCCGTCGGGCGCTCCCCCGGGCGCCACGGTGTGGCCTTGGACGGGAGAGGAGGACCCGTGGCTGCCGGGGCTGTCGCGCTGGCAGCGGCTGGCGGGCAGCGGGCTGTGCGTGCTTCTGGCCGCGCTGTGCTTCGGGCTGGCCGGGCTGTGCgtgccgctgctgctgctgcgcGCCCGCAAGTTCGCGCTGCTCTGGTCGCTCGGCTCGCTCTGTGCGCTGGGCGCCGCCGCGCTGCTGCGCGGGCCCGCCCGGCTGCTGCGGGAGCCCGGCCGCGGGGCGCTGCTGTACCTCGGGGCGCTGCTCGGGACGCTGTACGCCGCGCTGGTGCTGCGCAGCACCGCGCTTACCGTGCTGGGTGCCGCCGCGCAGCTCGGCACCGCAGCCGCCGCGCTCCTGGCCGCGCTCCCCGGCGGTGCCGCCGGCCTGCGCCGCCTCAGCGGGCTGCTCCGCGCCGCGGTGTGCGGCCGAGGCAAGGCGCTGCCTCTGTGAGACCGGCCCGGGCGCCGCGGTGAGCTCGGCTGTGCGGCCGCACCGGGGGAGGAGCGGCCGTGTCCCCGCTGGAGTCCCTCGCACGCGGACCGAGAGCCGGCTCCGAGACGGGGGACGCCGCTTCTCTTCGCCTCCTCCACGTCCTGACACGTTTTCCTCGCCAGCGCCCGAGAAGCAGCAGCCGGGCTGGCGGCCCGGAGCGGCCCCGGCGATGCTTAGCTGTAGGTGCTGTGTGCGGGGTCAGCCTGCCGAGCCGCCCCCGAGCTCGTTCTTTGCCTTCCAGCGCTGTCAGCTCCACAGCCGTGCCTTGGCATCGCTCCACCTCTGGGTGGGGAGCTGCCAGCATCCCGCTTCTACCTCCAGCTGGGACCCTGCGGCTGCTGCAGCGGCTGCTGCGGAGCGAGAGATCGGAGCCGATGCGGTGCCATTATGGACttgccctgaggagcagctgaggagcgCTAATACACGAAGATGATTTAGCAAAATGCGATCGAATCTGGGGGAGAACATTGAAAAATTAACTGGTATTACCTCATTTTGTGCTGACCCCTACACTATGAACACATACTGTTTTTGCTGTCACCTCAGACCAGTGGTGAATATGAAGACTGTGGCCACTGAActgcatttctttctaaaaagcagctttaaaataacCATCCAGTAAGTGAAAAAAACTTTCCTCGGGTTGTGGATCACAAACACTGCCCATAATTGTAAGGGGAGGGGGTGTTCCTGCATGATGATGAGAGGATGCAAAGAGCTAATGTTGGCTAAGAGCATTGGCAGGCACTGCTGCCTTACAGCGGCTCTTAAGGGACCAAATTGGGCTTTAAAAGGGGAGCTTCAGCTCTCAGAACTTTACTGTTGTGTATATGTATTGCTCTCTGAACTTGGGCAGGACTTGCTTACTTGTCACAGCATGACCTTCAAAAATAGATTTGCCAGTAACTGGAGCTCTGCTTCAGTGCAGAAACCGAGCTGCCTTAGGAGGGTGCCGAGTTcaggctgacagagctgggtGCTCCAGTTTGGGCTGTGTGCTGGACTGCTGCAAGGAAATGGGACAACGGGCCCTCACCTGCACAGAGCCACCAGTGAGTATCTCACTGAGCATTTGTGCcttctggagaaaataaagctaCTGCAATACTTACCTGCTAGCACTATTTAGTTTTAACATATTCACCAAATACTTTTCTGCATCAAACTGAAATTGTTAAAGGCGGTACTTAAGTGTACATAGATTGCTTTAATAAAACTATTTGTGTCCAGTTGTCAGTATAGACATTTCACTAATGGTCACTTTTTTCCATTAAGAATGTAGATCAGAGCTATCAGAATAGCATTAAATTAGCTCTctggttttgaaattttattccTAACAGCAGTGTGAAATTAAATCTGAGGCAACCTCTGAACTAACAGGTAGAGCATAAGAATCTGTCTCAGCACTGGTAAAAGAACATGACCTGAGGAATGCAGAAGTACATTCCCATTAAATAACTCTGCCCGTTTCCCAGCAATAGTGGGTCATGGTATCACAGACTGGGGAGctgtttctgtctcttctgCTATGCTGTTACCTTTTAAGATTTTGTAGAAAATAGATCGAATTATCAAATTTTCTTAGTACTTTTTGAGCATATGACTGTGAAATACTTCAAAACTCCATTTAAAAGCTGCCCCTTGAAGGATATTACTAAACACTACCATAATAGTTAAGGAATTAACCAATCATCAGTGGAAATATAGTTGTGTAGATAAAGCTGGGTTTTCTCTTAGTGTTAGGTACACTTTAACTTGTTTTGGTAGAGGACTGTGGTTTAATTAAAGCCTGAAGCTCATCCTCTAACTCATATATTCCAAGTATTAGACCTCTTTTAGCCCCTTAAACATATACAGGATTTGCTAAATAAAGAGGGCAAGATTTCCTCTCGCCAATAATTAAATCATTAGGCATGAAAACTAGTCCTGACTCCCAGACATATACCCAAAGTGCCTGAAGTCCTTCAGATAGagctaaaaagcattttttttctcaagggaCAAACTGTGTCACATCAGATGCATCTCAGCTGTTTCTTGTTCATTCCTTCAAGGCCATTCTGTCTCTTCTAAGCCCCATGACAAGGATTTTATAGGCTAATGATCAGTTAcaattttcaaatgtatttttatacaccacaaattaaaaaccaaGTAAAAAAGGTACTTGTGATTGACTGAGCCAAAAGAACAACAGTTAAGCATCTGTGCTTTGATGTCTTTAAGTAAGTTGGGACATCAGGACTTAAGCCAGTCCTTAGTAAACCTGCCCATGAGACGATGCACCAGCTGCCATGTTACTGGGTCACAGCAGCCTCTAGAACTCTCAGCCTGATTATAACCTGAAATgcaaggcaggagagagggaaacCTGGCAGTGATTTTTCATTATGTGCTCTACTTTTAATACAGGACCTTCCTGAGGAGTATCTCTAGAACAATTACTTATGTGATGacattttcactgtttaataCTTTAGGTATTAAAGGAGTCTTTTGATAACTTGGTGGCTAGAGATGATTAATAAGAATGATTTATggggaaaacaaattaatggTTGGTAAACAGCTTTATTATGAAATGTGGGAAATGGGAATAACCCCTCCTCCTCATTTCCCTCCTTTAGTAAAATCAGGTAACAATATCCTAAAGAAAAAGACACTTAAAAAACTTATTATGGAAATGATGAATTGCACTTCAGCAATTAATGCACTAGACTCTGCTGAACACCCATAGCTTTAAACAATGTGTCACACAGCTGCTGTAAAACATGCCAATCAAGATGCTAAGCTTTCTTTCTCAATTTCTATAAACAGATGCTGTTTTTGAACAAAAATCTGTGGCTCACCTAGCTGAAGTGTAGAATGCCAATCTTTGCTGTGATGTCTGTCTTGCGATCCAGGTTATGTAACTCGTGCTATGTCTTTGACAACTTGTTCTAAACACTATTCCACTCTTCTCTGTTTCAGGTTGGCAGACTAGCAAGCAGTGGTGATTGCCTGCATTTTGGAATTTTAACGTCAGCACCATTGTAATCTGTAGACAGCTGTGGCTAAAGGTGAAAATGAAACTTCTCTGTACATGATAAATCAAAAAACTAGGAACCAGCTCTCAGTATTCTAAATTGCTGAGATTGCAGGAGGTAGTACTGTTGCCCCATCTGAAATACAAGTTTGCCTAAATAGAACCCTCTGTAGTAATAGGTGAGTAAAGAATCACACACTGTtgattttttgttaatttttgcGCAAATTACATTCTGTATTCATACAAAACCAACGTAACTCTTTGACAAACTGTACATATAGAAACAAGTTTCTGTCTGGAGGTGAACTGAAATCTATGGAGATGCTCCATGTTCCACAACACTTAAAAGAAATTCCAGGTCTTGACAAAACAAGAAAGTGAGGGGAATGGGAGTGGAAAGAACCAAACAAAGCTAGCTACAATATTGCAGCTAGAGGCAAATGACTgatttgggaaaagaaagacCCTTGTTAGGAACTAATGCACATTCAGTTATCCCAGTTAAGAATCCAGGCTCGTGGCATTGCAGGTGACAAGAATCCAGGTTCGTGGCATTGCAGGTGACTGAGTCCAGAGTAGCAGTCTATTTAAATATTGTCCCACAAGGACTGGGCATGACCCAGTCAAAGCCTCTTCTATCGGCCCCGTCCGCCCCGAGATCCTCCTCTCCGGGCCTGGCCAGAGTTCATGTTatttcctcttccccagctgctgccgCTCCTTCCTCCTCGAGGAGCGTTACTGACTGCCCCGGGGCCTCCACCAAAGGCTTCATCCCTGTGGAATCCCTCATGGTGCTCTCCATCTAGAGAACTGGACCTCCCAGATTTTGGAGCTCTCTGTGAAGGTCCTGAATTGCCTCGTCCTGCAAAGGAAGCACAGCCAGTTACTGGTGTGAGTTTGAGCTGAGTCCCTTCTTAGACATGCCATTTATTGAGCTGCTTCTACTGTGGTGTCATCATTCATAAAGCACCTGTAGCTGAGACCTGCAGTTTTATGTCTCCACCCTCAGTGCAATCTTCTTATACAGATTTAGTGCCTCCATTACAGTTCAGAAAACAGACAACAATCAAGCAATTCCTTGGGAATTAAAGGAGCTTATGTTTTTACTGTCAGCAGTCATTGAAATGAAGTCAGAATAGTGTCAGCTTTTTCTCCAAACTGCCAGTTCTCGTGTTTCAACACTACCTGTGGTTCTatgtttttattgcaaaatacctttttttttttaatcctaaacAAAGACATTGCATTGTTGACAACTTGAGACAGTTGAGGCTGATGGTGAAGATCATGAGTAACATTACTGTTTTGTTCCATGTTTTGctaaaactaatgaaaaaatgctttattttactACTAACCAGGAACAAAAACTACTCAAGCTCTTACTGCCAGGAATAGAATTTTCCAGCTCTCACATACCTTTTTGGTTTTGACACATTTGatatgaacattaaaaaaaccctacccaATTCATTAGCCTAAAATaagcagtattttgaaaaaaaacaaagccagtGATAACCTTGATTTAAGGACACATACTACAGCTAAATTCAGGTATTTTTGCTGCACTTTAGTAAGAGTGATTTTTGTTGATTGTGGTTGGTTCCATGTAAAACAGTCACCAAAttgtttcacagaaatattcatgaagatttaatcttaaaattattttaccaatACAATTGAAGGTGACATAGCCCACATGTGAAAGTGTATTGTTCATGGTTTGTTTATCAGGCTTTCTGCCATCATTCTAAACTTCCTTTAGCACATTGTGAATTAATTAACACACTTGTGCCTGGACAATTGTTTTGACTTAAATGGAATCTGATAGAGTTATCACTACTCTTCTCAGTAAGCACTACTGAAGCTGGGAAAGGAATCTTTACAGATTTGATAGATGCTGGCTAAATTGAGAACTACAGCACATGGATATGGAGGGAAAAATACTGGTAGAAAAATTTATCAGCAGTTGTATTCAAGATATCTCTGAAGGAATGACAAAACCTGCTGTTAATGCTATGCTGGGAGTAAAGTCCATGCAGAGAAGGAGTGACATGCAGTTAAAACTGAATGAGCTTTGGGACAATGGTGAGAGAAGTGGGATGGGGTTCAGTGTTCAGTGGCATCAGAGACAAAGCTGTGCAGTCTGACAGCAACAAATtcagctgcaggctgccagcTCAGCATCTGGAAGCAAACGAGATGGATGTTTGGCACTGATCACTTCATGACAGTGGGTAGTCAATGTGAGGACATCAAAGAAAGACAGTATTTACACAAGAGAACAGAAGTCCTGAGATCTGGAAGAAATAGGATCAAGAACTGGTGTGATGCTAATAGGACTGACTCCAAAAGAATGTGTTTTGTGGGTTACAGTAGTATGTGCACACTTAGAGGGAACTACAATACCAACTGTTAGGAAAGAATGGAGAAAGTGGAACAAATCCAAGAGAACTGTAGAAACCTATGGTTACACCACATCTTAAATAGTGTGTGCATTTCCTACTTACctcattaaatttaaaaaaggataaTTTAAAACTCAAAGTAACACATACACAGTAACAAGGGTAGTGAAGATACAGATTCTAGAAAGAATAAACAGATCAGAGCTCTGACTTGGAGAAGAGCTGGTTCATGCTGGAACTGGTGGAGTTCAGTGCAATCAGAGGTGGCATTCAGTCTTACAGGAACCAACATTCAACTTAATTACAACACAAGACATCAAATGAAATTAGTGAATGATAAGCATAGATCAAGGGAAAAACATTTGGcctcctttttttgtttaagcATACTCTACTGCAATTAAGTTTTAGAGGTCTGTCCATGGAAGTTGTGTATATCAAAAGTTTGTATCATTCTTAAAGCAATTAGAGAGTTACAAAAGGTAACTAGACAgccattaaatataaaaataatatttaagtaaGTCAGATCTTCAGAGGTTTAGAGAGCACATTAGGGACACATCATTCCAGGCTCACTGTTCCTATATTTGAGTTAAAGGATAAGATCACAagcattaatattaataaacaaCTGTTccaaaaatgagggaaaaaatgctCTTAAtgagttttccagctggagTAACAAGGAACCAAAAACCAACTATTTTTGAACAGGGCAATAAAGAAGGGGATTCTGTGATGCTGGAGACAAGATTTGGATTTGATGTTTGAAAATTCCTCTGTTCTTATATTCCTGTAAGACTGGTCCTTACCTTCCCTGCTGGTAAAATCAGATATTTACCAGCTCAGCTTTATCCCCTCTGAACAGAGACGTTCTGGATAAACTTAATGCTGAAAACACATGCCAGTGTTACTTAAGGGTTTCAGTCAAAGGGGCTTTTTACCTTTGCCCCTCTCCTCTGGAGGTCCACCTGGAGCATCCATGTCTCTGTGGTCAGAGGTTCCTGGTCCATCATGCCAGGGGCGTTTCCGTGGTGGCAGTGAGGCCATGTCCATGCCCTGGAGTGAAGAGGAACGTTCTCTGTTGGCTGGAGAGTGCCCATCATGAGGAGGGTGATCTGGACGAGGACCTGTGCATGAAAACACAGGATAAGTAATGTTCATTGGATCATTATTCCTCCTTTTTGAAGGCAGACACATAAATTTACAAACTACCCACACTGTTTGGCAcacaatttgaaattaaaattatgtaaaatttctcctccctcccatttttcagtaaaaaagcTAAAggtaaaacagattttaaagatgatgggaaagaaaagtgtGGCAGATGTAGTGTTCTTTCCAGTGTAAAATACTTCCATATATTTCAGAGACAATCACATCTTCATTTATTCATGTTTcatttgtgctttgttttccctgacATTCTACAGCTCTGTCTTGCCCCATATGGGATTGCCTTTAGTAACACAACTGCAGATATAAGCTGTCAGACATTGCAGCTGAAAAGATATCAACCCAGAGAAAGATTACTGTTGGCATtcatatacatatttttaaaaaaaacccctctgacATGTGATTCAATCATCCAGAGGTGACAAGTGCCCAGGCAGTTGTGGACTGTACAAGAACACAACTGAAAATCAAGGCTTTGAGGCcacaatcactttttttttcagtaagacaGCCATATTCAGTTAAATTCTGTATagttcttttttcctaaatttgaAAGACCAAAGAACTGCATTTGGTTTATCTCATGGTAAAATGCTGGTAACAAACATATGAGGTACAagacatgattttaaaaatttctggtTTAAGTTATTATATTGTAGAAGTCTACAAACTTCACCAAATTTTTTACCTGGTTCTCTGTTTCCATCCCAGGATTCCGGTTTCCGCCCTCCTTCAAAGCGTGGGAATTCATCTGGAGTAGGA
The Parus major isolate Abel chromosome 9, Parus_major1.1, whole genome shotgun sequence DNA segment above includes these coding regions:
- the SFT2D3 gene encoding vesicle transport protein SFT2C; its protein translation is MADLGRQLHEYLAQSKAATAATGPSAVPAPPTGGGSQEEAGDGGGLRAWLGALNPFPSGAPPGATVWPWTGEEDPWLPGLSRWQRLAGSGLCVLLAALCFGLAGLCVPLLLLRARKFALLWSLGSLCALGAAALLRGPARLLREPGRGALLYLGALLGTLYAALVLRSTALTVLGAAAQLGTAAAALLAALPGGAAGLRRLSGLLRAAVCGRGKALPL